From one Pararge aegeria chromosome 21, ilParAegt1.1, whole genome shotgun sequence genomic stretch:
- the LOC120633302 gene encoding cytadherence high molecular weight protein 3-like, which yields MQLILIAAAVVAVAVAGPARFVNPGVAGPAEIIDIDPSEVISVGPAIVDSPISVGPAIVDDWEDSPISVGPAIVEEESPISVGPAIVEEAPAAVPVYSSPLVQVIVNVNSGSISGNPVVVEQPEIAPTPVIVVEQPEIETSPVIVVEQPEIKPTPVIVVEHPEISEPIVVAPIEVPEIDPTPVDVVEQPEISEPVIIAPIEVAPVITLPDDLN from the coding sequence ATGCAATTAATACTGATCGCTGCCGCCGTCGTTGCTGTTGCCGTCGCCGGCCCAGCCCGCTTCGTCAACCCCGGCGTCGCCGGACCCGCCGAAATCATCGACATTGACCCGAGCGAAGTCATTTCTGTTGGACCCGCAATCGTCGACTCTCCCATCTCTGTTGGACCCGCTATTGTTGACGACTGGGAAGATTCTCCGATCTCTGTTGGACCCGCTATCGTTGAAGAAGAGTCTCCTATTTCTGTTGGACCTGCTATCGTCGAAGAGGCTCCCGCTGCCGTGCCAGTATACAGCTCCCCCCTCGTTCAGGTTATCGTCAACGTCAACTCTGGCTCCATTTCTGGTAACCCAGTCGTTGTAGAGCAACCAGAGATCGCTCCTACCCCAGTGATCGTCGTTGAACAGCCCGAGATCGAGACTTCCCCAGTGATCGTCGTGGAGCAACCCGAAATCAAGCCTACCCCAGTAATCGTTGTGGAGCATCCAGAGATCTCTGAACCAATCGTCGTAGCTCCCATCGAAGTCCCTGAAATCGACCCTACGCCAGTTGATGTCGTCGAACAGCCTGAGATTTCTGAACCAGTCATCATCGCTCCCATCGAGGTTGCACCCGTCATCACCCTCCCTGACGACctcaactaa